The Faecalibacter sp. LW9 genome has a segment encoding these proteins:
- a CDS encoding iron-sulfur cluster assembly accessory protein: protein MIKVTEQAKNKIASLMQEEGSSIEESFVRVGVTSGGCSGLSYNLEFDKEQKPEDKVYEDNGVRILVDKKSFLYLVGMTLEYSGGLNGKGFVFNNPNASRTCGCGESFAV, encoded by the coding sequence ATGATCAAAGTAACAGAACAAGCTAAGAATAAAATTGCATCGTTAATGCAAGAAGAAGGTTCATCTATCGAAGAGTCTTTTGTACGTGTAGGTGTAACAAGTGGTGGATGTTCAGGTTTATCATATAATTTAGAATTTGATAAAGAACAAAAACCAGAAGATAAAGTATACGAAGACAACGGCGTTCGCATCTTAGTGGATAAGAAATCATTCTTATATTTAGTAGGAATGACATTAGAATATTCAGGAGGTTTAAACGGTAAAGGTTTTGTTTTCAACAATCCAAATGCAAGTAGAACTTGTGGATGTGGAGAAAGCTTCGCAGTTTAA
- the trpS gene encoding tryptophan--tRNA ligase has protein sequence MPRILTGIQATGTPHLGNILGAIQPAIDMTKQEGNDSFIFIADLHSLTQIKDAETLKQNTYEVAATWLALGLDSSKVAFYRQSDVCETTELMWYLLNFFPFQRLTLAHSFKDKQDYLSDVNAGLFTYPILMAADILLYDANVVPVGKDQLQHLEITRDVASRFNHQMGETFVLPDAKIDEQVMIIPGTDGQKMSKSRNNFINIFLPEKQLRKQVMSIETDSTPLEDPKNPDTDNVFALYKLLATPEQVEEMRQNYLKGGYGYGHAKQALYELILEKYADARVKFNVLMEDKATLDAYLENGALKARNVAQDVLRRVRKQLGLKV, from the coding sequence ATGCCAAGAATACTTACGGGAATTCAAGCGACTGGAACACCGCATTTAGGGAATATTTTAGGAGCGATTCAGCCCGCAATCGATATGACAAAGCAAGAAGGGAATGATTCATTCATCTTTATTGCAGATTTACACTCTTTAACTCAAATTAAAGATGCAGAGACGTTAAAACAAAATACTTACGAAGTAGCTGCTACATGGTTAGCATTAGGATTAGATAGTTCGAAAGTAGCTTTTTATCGTCAGTCTGATGTTTGCGAAACGACAGAATTGATGTGGTATTTATTAAATTTCTTTCCATTTCAACGTTTAACATTAGCACACTCCTTCAAGGATAAACAAGATTATTTGTCGGATGTTAATGCGGGATTATTTACCTATCCAATTTTAATGGCTGCAGATATTTTGTTGTATGATGCGAATGTAGTACCTGTAGGAAAAGATCAGTTGCAACATTTAGAAATTACACGTGATGTTGCATCTCGTTTTAACCATCAAATGGGTGAAACTTTTGTTTTACCGGATGCAAAGATTGATGAGCAAGTGATGATTATTCCTGGTACTGATGGACAAAAAATGAGTAAATCTCGTAATAACTTCATCAATATTTTCTTGCCAGAAAAACAATTACGTAAGCAAGTCATGTCGATTGAAACGGATTCAACGCCTTTAGAAGATCCTAAAAATCCAGATACAGACAATGTTTTTGCGTTATATAAACTTTTAGCGACTCCAGAGCAGGTGGAAGAAATGCGTCAGAATTATCTGAAAGGTGGTTATGGCTATGGTCATGCAAAACAAGCATTATACGAATTGATTTTAGAAAAATATGCGGATGCCCGCGTAAAATTCAATGTGTTAATGGAAGATAAGGCAACATTGGATGCTTATTTAGAAAATGGTGCATTAAAAGCGAGAAATGTCGCGCAAGATGTATTACGCAGAGTACGCAAACAGTTAGGATTAAAGGTATAG